A segment of the Juglans regia cultivar Chandler chromosome 15, Walnut 2.0, whole genome shotgun sequence genome:
TTTGTGCGCTAGTCAGTGGAACGTGTACTTTCTTTTTGAAGgttttgtctatattttttgtgtttgcttTTACGGTGGATCCGTAGGGTCGTATACGTTTTTTTTACAGTTCCTTGCCTTGAGGGATAGattcatacttttttttgttttagttttggcaagtgaaaggaaaaaagaaaattttcatcccgAATGAGGCCTTTGGAGAGTAAGTAGTAATGAGGATATATTTTAGGTCTTGAAATGTAAATATGCTTTTGAAGAACAGTGCCAAACATTTAATTGTTTTGGAAATGTAAAAGAACTTATAATTGTATAGTCAAATTTTGGCGCTAGCTGATGTTCTTGGTGATATCCGAGAGCTGAGTTGCTTGGTTATTTCTGTTCAGAGGTGATGAATGACCTGCCATTTTTTATTGAAGtcgaaaataaaaattcttatgATTTTGTCAGGTAGTTTGTGATGTGAATTATGCTAGGAGAGGATGGTTCAATGTAGATATGGATGTCATAGCCGGTGAAGCATGTGGGGCATGCCTTTTCTTTCACAATCTGTCATCTTGGACTCAACTGCAAGGCATGTTAAAGTTGTTTATGATTTTGTGAACTATCAAACCATGCTGTGAATTGTCCAGCAAAAGCAGCCTTGGTATTCAGCTTAAAGCTAGATAATGGACAGAAATTACTTTTCCTGTTATTGGCAGTAAGTTAAGGGCTCGGTTTTCTTATGATTCTAAATTTAGAGATCGTATGTATCCTAACCATGAAGCTGATCGATCTGATTCTCAGAATAAGAATCTGTTTTAGGAGAAAAATGACCAAACAGAAGACACCTCTGGTGGAGAAATTGCTTAGCAGGGCTTGGGGCTGAATGAGAGCAAAAAAATGATCATGAACTGTGTGGTTCTACAGGCAATGAGCAGTCAGCTTGTTTGAGCCATGATGTTAGTGAAAAAGATGAGGTTCTTGGAAGAGAGAATGACAAGAAGATGTTGGAAGGAACAATTTTCTCTGTGCAAGCCGGAACTTCACCTGAAGTCGGTACGCATGATTCTAATGAAGAAAGTCTGATTGAGTGCACACAATATGTTGTACATAGTTCCTGTAAGAATGGCAATTGGCCTGAAAATGTAGATAATGTTAGATTTGATACTTCAGCAGTAGAGGATCGTTGTAGCCCTCAGATTAGATACCCTTCTTTTGTGGCTTGAGATGCCAATTTCACAAGTAGGCATGTTGAAAGTAGCAAAGATGACCCATCAATGATGGTTAAATGTGGCAACTGCAGTTTGCAATAGGTTTCAGGAACAGATATGCAAAACAAAGAGGTTTCTTTAGCTACCAATAACATGCAGATTTCTAAAAGCAAAGAATTCTGGACCTGTCTTACAGGTTAGCATATTTGCCTAATTTTCCTTCTCCTTGACCGTGCTTATATCACTTTTCTTACTTATTCGTTTTGCTTGTTTTTTACTTGTTGACACACACAAATATTATATGTGCAAACAAGTAGAGAGATTTTTTTGATCGACTGATCAATACCTTTCCTAGTGAATCTTTTATGAAACTTCATATAACATTGGGTCTACATTTAATACACTCATTTGAAATCAGTGCCCCTGGTAGAATCCATCTGTTCACTCTCTCATCCATCCAGGCATAAACTTTGCTCTTGTATGCCATTTAACTGATCTGGAATCTGTCTCAGGCTCTGTTTTTCCACGTCTAGGTATATTTTACCTGACAACAAGATAAACCTAGGAAACTAGTTTCTCCAGTATTAATTAGAGGGTAGATATTATTGGATGGAGAATGTGCAGGGATATCctttgtaataaaataagtgAAGTTAATAGCTACTAGGTTGCTAATGATAAACATCTGAAAATATGGAAAGCTAAGTAAATTTGGAGATTTTGTGGCAGTTTCCAGAGGCTCAAGGATGAAGTTGCCTCTGTGGAAAGGTACTGGACTAGGTTGGCTCTTGAAACCATTTACATCGGACATACAGCTAGAAGCGTATCAAGTCGTTGCACAAACAGAGCATGGGGGAGTAAAAATCTGCCTTAGTGACTGCATTTCGTACTCCGTTCTGCTCCTGGGATTACATTTTGATAGTGGTTTTTCATGAGATTGCATATTGATAGTAACTTTCTTCACTATTATCTCTTTCTAGAAAACAACAAAATGTTATTGTCTCATTTTATCCAgaacatatatgttttttttttattggtaatcaagaagttttatatCTATTCCATTTGTGTCAGAGCCCAAATGCATCAAGGCAACTATGATTATCAAGatgttttcaaactttaaaatccGTGCAAAAGAAGCCACGGTAGCCCATCGGGCCATCCTTTGAAACAAATCTTTGATGTATGACCTTCTCTTGCAAATGCATGCGTGCTGCTGCAAGCATTTCTCACTCAAAAAAAGTCTATTAAAAATCTCAATCAGAACTTGAGAACAAACAGAAACCATAACAGAAATAGGTCGTTCATAGAGGTCTCTAGTCTATTTTCATGTTCCGATCTCTCCAATTTCTGTACCCTTAGAGTGGATAACGAACGACTGATTCACGAGATATCCTTTGTGTCCTAGCTCCTTAGTGCCTTAGCATTTGGTGAAAtctttctaattattaaaaaaaaaaaaaaaaaaggcaaaagaaaaaagaagtttcCATCTGCCATGCTGTTACTCACTCCATCCAAAGGAGCAACAAACTGAGTCGATCAGTTATTGAGGGGAGGCCCCGATTCCTTCTGATAATGAATGAATTCTTATGAGGTATCAGGTGGGCTAGTTGATGTAAACTGTAAGGTgttctctttctattttaattcttatgaCTTGATTACTGGAGAAGGTTTGAACAAGTTTGCTTCTTTTCTTTCGGGATATGATCTGAAGCAAGTAAGGTCAGACAATGCAATGGAGTTTGACCCAATCAGGCAACACAGATGTTTTTGCCCCTGGATTCATCAACAGACAATGGAGCACCTGCATGGCAACAAACAACTGTCTACTTTACTACGTCAGATAGGGTTTTAGTCTCACCTAGGAACTCTCCATCTGCTTCCATAATTAATGTATTGCCAAGCTTCACTTCTATCTCTTATAACTCTATCTTGTTCTTTCTCCCTAATAAGTAAGGACAGGAAGTCCGCATGGTTGACTATGATAGACAGTTCTACTAGTCTATACATTGAATGGCTTTTATTACGCCATGTTTCTTGCCAACTCTAAGGCTTGGACTATGTTGAAGTGCAAAGCAATGCTCTTCAACTAAGTAGCGTTTGAAACACTTGACAGTAAAACCAAGGCACAGCAGTCATTTAGACAGTTGATTAACAGTAGATGGCAATGAAAATGATGTTGCCgattctttaataatatttcaatcTAGATATGGTTGGATTgggttaatttatttattagattgtTATCCCAAGAGAATGAATAATAATCTTTCTGTTTAAGGTTTGTACAGGTGGATATCCCATTACTTCAGTCAGGAGGCTCTTCATATCTCCATCTGCAAAAGGAATGAAGATGACTCACCTATGAAGCCAAAGCACCCAGTATTGGCCAAGCTGATTTTGCTGTTGATCAATGGTCTACAAAATAAAGTGCGATCTTCCATTTTTACCTTTTTATCTGGTAGAATTCTTGTGAGCTTGAGATGATGAAATTTTCCTGGCATCCTgtgcatttttataaattctaaatttgtcGTATTTATAGCTAAATAATGTAGTAACCACAAAACTACTGCTTGAGAATCCGAGCTTCAGCTTGTAGTACCCAATTTGTGAGGCAACTGTTTATGTTTCTCAGCATCTTGCTAGGCAACTTTCAATACTAAAAAAGACTCTATTGATGCTTTTGTAGGCATACCAATGACTTGTACTCTTCTACATGGAAATGTTCAGTTTTCTAGAAAAATTTGGGAAAACAGAGACGGGTTATGGGAACAGCCAAGAAATTACTCTATTAAGCCACAGTTTGTGACAACCACCTTCGAGTAAGGACGGTTGAAGCCTCTTTCAGCCACGACAGCCCTCTTATCGCCTATCAGCTTGGCCACCCTGTTCAATACAGAAGTTAGAtgtatttttgtgattgtgGATTGATAATGGAAGGAGTTCATGCTAGAACTAAGAGCAGAAAATTGAGAAACCATGTATATTTTAGATCCAGCTAAGCTCTATGGTACACCTGTTATCCTCAATTGTTGTCATTTTAGCTTATATTTCCATTGAAGATTTTAAACCCAAAAAAGGTAGTAATGTACCCAATTGGAGGCTTAAGAATGAAATGCAATTTTCACTTCAAACAGTTAAAAGGCAaaaatgaaactcaaaataCATTTGTTTCTTAGTCATTCACCATAATTTCTTTATGCCAGTAAGGAACAAGCATGAAACTCTCAGAAACAACCACGTTGGCAAACTCACCTAAAATATGGAGAACTAGTATTCTCATTGACAGTTTTCACCTGTCCAATCCTCTCCACAACCTTCATTCCTTCCAAGACTCTTCCAACAACTAAAGCTGATGCATCCAACTCTGGAGAATCCTTGGTGGCAATCACAAACTCTGTTCCATTAGGGTCAATTCCAACCTCCTCTTGGTCAATCACCAGCTTCCCTTCCCTTGCCACTAGCTTCACTTTCGGAGGCGGTTTTGAAGGATCCCTCACAATGATGCTCACAGTTCCAGCCAAGTTCTTCGTCCCTGGACACTCGTCATAGGATCTCTGCCATTCATCAACAAGGCTTTCACCTGACAACTCGCTTCCCGTCCTGTTTGCAAGCTCAGCATCCACACCATAGGATCTCACCCCACCATGTTGGACATAACTGGGCATGATTCTCACAAACTCTTTTCTTCTGTAAGTTATACCAGCAGCTCCACTTACAAGATTACTGAATCTAGCAGCTCCAGCCGGGGCATTGTCTCCATATAGCCCTATGACAATGCGACCAACTGGTTCTTTATCAATGGATATATCAAGAAATACTTTCCTGGTTGGGTTTGTGTTGGTGCAGTTGGGAGTGgattttgagtttgagtttgagttctcttcttttccttcatttacATTGGTATCTGTCATGGTTTCTTCAGCCAATGCCTTGGACTGCAAGAATGGCTCTGGATTTTGAGAGCCCAAAAGGAGAAGTAACAAAGAACTGCTACCAACTGCAAGCTCTCTCCGGGAGAATTTGCAGCACTGTTTGATGATGGGAAAAGATGGTGGATTTGGTATGTTTTGAACttgtggaggaggaggaggtgatggTGGTTGTATTGGAGGATGCAGGAATTgagaggaacaatgcaagaatttgggattccttaacatttttcttttcacttggAAAGCTAGCTGCTTGTATCTTCACTACTGCTAAGAATGCTTTTGTGGGTGTAAGCAAGcttgtttctctctttttctattcaGTATAGAGATTTCGTGGATAAGAAAGGTGGGAAGCCAATCCACATGCTTTGATAAGAAAGGTGAGACCCAAAGAACAAAAGACAGTCATACAAGAAACAAACCAAAAGCCTCCTCACTGCTGCCTGACCTAaatcagaaattttttttattgtaaaaataaaattataattttacctaatttgatataatatattagattataaaatatattttaatataaaatagatttaatatatcatatcaaattaaactaatttgtaaatttatttttacgaaTTCTGTTGTGGATTTAGGGCTTGTTTAGAAATTTGGAGTATTTctaaatgatttgagttaaaatgttttattagattttgagaaatgagagaaagaattaaataaaaatattataaagttaaaaaattgtatgaatataattttttaatattattcttgtttttaagcttaaaaaagttgtattaatttttgttttttattttgaaatttacaaaagttgtatttattttgtatttagataatgattagataataattaaattaaaaaattgataatatttaacaataaaattatgaaatttttttaaaaagtttaaaattttcatgtttcttCTGTGTGTCCAAACATTGAGATGCCGTTTGAACGGTGAGttcagatgaaatgagttgatatgacaattgaaagttgaataaaatattgttagaatattatttttttaatattattattattttaagatttgaaaaaattaaattatttattaaattttgtgtagaaatttaaaaaaattataataaaaacacttttttatacCAAAAATCGACTCCGgatagaattattttttctttttcaaataaaaacaaaaacaaacggTCTCGGACCACGACAGTACAAGACAGCCActgacatatatattttattttattaatttaaacaaaACGTAATCAGCGGTCCACGTGGCAAGaataatcaatttattttattatttttttatggggtTAGTGAAGTGGTACAGTTTGTAATCGGTATGACACCTGGCATTCATGGTTGAACATTGAAGATGGAAGACTACGATTATCAACGGTTGAGATTGGTCAACCAGCAATTCATGAAGCGTCTCTTCCTTacaataatttgaattaaaaatataataaaaatgcttaaaattgtaataaagctAAACAAGGTAATTAGATTATCaaacacacactctctctctctctctctctctctaataatGCTATCTATATACACGACTAAGCTTTTATTATGTCtcaaatacattattattaattgtaataattaaataaagagcaatgctacgtacagtctTTAAATAGAAACTGCATTGTAAGTCTAGtgaattttatctttaaatttttttaaaattacaataatatccttattaaaataatattttttttccatttaataaaagatttgcacatacaatt
Coding sequences within it:
- the LOC108994576 gene encoding peptidyl-prolyl cis-trans isomerase CYP26-2, chloroplastic, translated to MLRNPKFLHCSSQFLHPPIQPPSPPPPPQVQNIPNPPSFPIIKQCCKFSRRELAVGSSSLLLLLLGSQNPEPFLQSKALAEETMTDTNVNEGKEENSNSNSKSTPNCTNTNPTRKVFLDISIDKEPVGRIVIGLYGDNAPAGAARFSNLVSGAAGITYRRKEFVRIMPSYVQHGGVRSYGVDAELANRTGSELSGESLVDEWQRSYDECPGTKNLAGTVSIIVRDPSKPPPKVKLVAREGKLVIDQEEVGIDPNGTEFVIATKDSPELDASALVVGRVLEGMKVVERIGQVKTVNENTSSPYFRVAKLIGDKRAVVAERGFNRPYSKVVVTNCGLIE